ccccctGATCTCCGTTTCCCCCCAGATCATCAAGGACGAGCTCTGGCCCAACCCGCTCCAGTTTTACCTGCTGGGGGAGGGCCCTGAGGGACCCCCGGACAGGTGAGTGCACCCCgagggggggaccccaaatttgACATTTTCGTCCCCCAGGAACAAAAAACTTCAATTTTCACCACCCCCCCACAAACCAAAATTTTCACCCCccaataaatgaaaattttcgATTTTCACCCCTCATGAATAAAAATTTTCTCCCcataaataaaaattctcaATTTTCACCCCcccataaataaaatattccaattttcaccccaaataaaaaaaaaattgacccCATGAACGAAAACTTTCATTTTTCCATGAacaaaaattttcagttttccataAATAAAGATTTTCAATTTTCACGCCATCAAcaaaaattttcaattttcaccccaaatgaacaaaaattttcaattttcacCTTccaattaataaaaattttctaTTTCCACCCCccaacaaataaaaattttaatttttaacccTCTCatgaattaaaatttttaatttttacctcccaattaataaaaatttttaatttcccagTGAGAGCGGCGAGGACTGCGTGGTGATCCTGGATGACGATGAGGATGTGCAGGAGATCCCCGATGATGGGGATGGTGAGaaccccccaatttcccccccaaaacttggggggggaccccaaaattcctcccctGAGTAAATTGGGGGGGTCAGAGCTGATTTTATGccccccaattttcccttttttccctttttttccaggCAGTGGCGTTGAAGAGATCCCGACAGAGGAGCCTCCAATGGGacacagagaccccaaaatttaatttggggagggggatttgggggtgctgcacatcccaaaccccccagaatTGCGGGTAATGAGGGGCTGGGGTCCCCCAAAACAGCTCAGGGTGTTTGAAGGCCTTTTCAcatccccctccccattttttgggggtcCTAAATCTCCATCAGCCCCTCAATCCTCCCCTCACACACCAAGGGGACGAACACAAAACATTTCCtgattgtttgggtttttttgtacaTTTTGGGTTTAAAACTtgtaaaatttgctttttatatCGAAgaattatattataataaagaGAAAGTTTTAACAGATTTATGGGGATTTCACCTTGAATCACAAGGGAGTGTgggggggatttcagggggattttcttctccttcttcttctcctccttctcctccttcttcctcttcttcctcctcctcctcctcgtcgtTCATTCCCGGTATTTCCCACAATTTGTGGTGGAATTTTCCCCCTCATCCCCACCAGATCCGGTGCTTTCCCGGTTTCCATCCCATTCCCGGTGCCTCCATCCCTCGGTCCCGGTTTCCCTCCTCATTTCTATCCCGGTCCCGGTGCTTCTCCCCCGTTTCCATCCCGTTCCTgcttccccagcctggctccgGTCCCAATCCCGATCCCGTTCCCGGTGTCCCAGCCTCGCTCCGGTCCCGGTTCCAGTTCCAGTTCCAGTCCCGGTCCCGTTCCTgcttccccagcctggctcctgtcccaATCCCGATCCCGGTCCcgttcccattcctgctgccccAACCTCACTCCGGTCCCAATCCCGGCCCCgttcctgctgtcccagcctggctccgGTCCCGTCCCCGCTCTCCTGGCCTCTCTCCGGTCCCGTTCCTGCTTCCCCAGCCTCGCTCCGGTCCCGTTCCCGTTCCTGGCCCCGTTCCcgctgccccagcctggctccgCTCCCAATCCCGTTCCCGGTGCTCCAGCCTCTCTCCAGTCCCaatcccgttcccgttcccgttccccgCCCGCCCCACGAGCACCGCCTGCCCCTCCCCGCCCTCCCGCCAGGGGGCGCCACAACCGCGCGCCTCCACCAATCAGCGGGCGGCAAATCTGCATAAGCCACGCCCCAATCGCAACACCCTTACCATCAGGGGCGTGGCCAACCCAAGCCCCGCCCACCCCCGCTTTAACCCTTTGGGGAGGGGTCGcgaacccccaaaaatccccgagCCCCCCCAAAAACAGAGCCGAGCCTGGGGACGGAGGGGCTTTAATGCCCCCCCAGCACCGAGGGGGTTTCGGGGGGCTCCCGGAGGTCCCAGACATTTTGGGGGGGctcccagggatttttgggagggtcctgggggtcccATGAGAGTTTTTGGGGGCATTCCCTAGAGATTATGGGGGAGCCCCcaaagatttttttggggaggggtcccagagACTTTTTAGTGGTGCCCCCcaggggatttttgagggggcTCCCGGGGGTCCCAGCCATTTTTTTGGGGGGCCTCCcaaggtttttttgggggggctcccagagattttggggtggttccCAGGGGTCCCAGAGATCTTTTTGGGGGGATTCCTGGGGGTCCCAGAATCCCAGAGATTTGGGGGGCTcccagagattttttttggggggctcccagAAATTTTTGGGAGGGCTCCCGGGGGTCCCACAGTTTTTTTGGGGGCGCtccctgggattttttgggggaccTCCcagagatttttgggggagCTCCAGGGGATTCTTTTAGGGGGGGTCCcagagatttttgggggggctccCAGAGAATTTTTGAGTGGGGTCCCAgaaattttttttgggggggggggggggggggcttctggggaatttttggggagctCCCAGGGGTCCCAGAGATTTTGTGCAGACTCCCagagattttggggttgttcCGAGGGGCCcagagattttttggggaaactcccagagatttttttccagaggcTCCCAGGTATTTTTTGGGGTGCtcccaggaattttgggggtgccCCAAATGATTTGGGGGCGCCCCcactgatttttggggtccctacGAGGCCGAGTCCGACGCCTCCGAGCTGTCCTTCACGTCCGTGCTCTCGGTGGTCTCGCTGACCTCGCTCAGGTCCTTGCTGTCCCCCCCCCCGTCctcctggtggctctgggggGGTCCCCCCGGCGTGGGGGGGGTCGTGGGGGTCCCCCCCGAGCCGCAGAGCCCATCCCCAGCTCGGGGGGGCTCCGTGGGGGCCGGGGGGCGCCCCCGCtccttctgctccagctgcttccTCAGCTGCGGGGGGAAAACACAGGGGGGGGTTATaatggggagggggtttgggggtcccaggggggattttgggggtcccagtgagggtggagaggggttttgggggtcccaggggggattttgggcgTCCCAAGGTGAGTGGGATCCCCCCAGGAGGGTTTTTTGACGGTCCCAggggggattctgggggtcCCAGTGGGGGTggagaggggttttgggggtcccaggggggattttgggggtcccaggagggattttgggggtcccagtgagggtggagaggggttttgggggtcccaaggTGAGTGGGATCCCCCCAGGAGGGTTTTTTGGCGGtcccaggggggttttgggggtcccaggggggattttgggggtcccagagggggtGGAGAGGGGTTTTGGGAGTcccaggggggattttgggggtcctaaGTGAAatggggaggtttttgggggtcccagggtgagGTTTTTGAGGGTCCCAAGGTGGGGTtggagaggattttgggggtcccagggttgGGGACAATTTTCAGGGTCCCAAGGGTGAGaagaatttttgggggtcccaggtgaaatggggaggatttggggggtcccaggatgaggttttggggggtcccaggtgaaATGGGGAGGTTTCTCGGGGTCCCAGAGTGAGttgagaggttttgggggtcccagagtGAGtggagagggattttgggggtcccaggggttatggggagggtttttgggggtctcgGGGTGGGTAGAAACCACCCaggagggtttttggggtcccagtggggtttggggagatttctggGGGGTCCCAAGGTGAGTGGAAGCCCCTCAGgatggtttttgggggtcccaggtgggaatggagaggattttggggggtctcaaGGTGGGTAGAAGCTCCCCCAGGAGGatgtttgggggtcccaggtgaagtggggaggttttgggggtcccagtggGGTTGGGGAGGGATGGAGACGTTTTTGGGGGTCCTAGAAGCCCCCCAgcagggttttttggggtccctggaaGACCCccaggagggattttgggggtgccactgggaatggggaggtTTTAGGGGGGCCCCGGGGTGGGTAGAAGCTCCCCCaagaggatttttgggggtcccagggtggggttggggagatttttgggggtcccagggtgagTGGGAGCCCCtcaggagggttttggggttcccaggtgggaatgtggatttttttgggggtcccaaaggaggagggagagttttgggggggtcccaggaggatggggaggggtttgggggtcccagtgttggggatgtttttgggggtAGGAGGGGTgaggaggatttttgggggtcccagggggttcATGAGgaaaatttttggggttcccagggatggggaggttttggggggtcccagaagGGGTtggagaggattttggggttcccagggtGAGATTCTGGGGTTCCCAGGAGAGGTTGgagaggttttttggggttcccagggttggggagaattttggggttcccagggtGGGAATgaggagatttttttggggttcccaggtggagagggggattttttggggggtcccaaggGGTTCATGAGGActttttggggttccaggaTGGGGTtggagaggattttgggggtcccagggtggggaggattttgggggtcccagggtaaggtttttggggtcccgggggttaatgaggagttttttgggggtcctggggtggggaggattttgggggtcccagggtgagttttttggggtcccggggggttaatgaggagttttttggggggtcccagggtaaggtttttggggggtcccagggttggggaggattttgggggtcccagaagGGGTtggagaggattttggggttcccagggtGAGATTCTGGGGTTCCCAGGAGAGGTTGgagaggttttttggggttcccaggtttggagagaatttgggggttcccaggGTGGGaatgaagagatttttttggggttcccaggtggagagggggattttttggggggtcccaaggGGTTCATGAGGActttttggggttccaggaTGGGGTtggagaggattttgggggtcccagggtggggaggattttggggttcccagggtttttttggggtcccggggggttcatgaggagttttttgggggtcccagggtaaggtttttgggggtcccagggtggggaggattttgggggtcccaggttgagttttttgggggtcccgggtggTTAATGaggagttttttgggggtcccagggtggggaggattttgggggtcccagagtggggaggattttgggggtcccaggttgagttttttggggtcccagggggttAATGAAgagttttttgggggtcccagggtgagttttttggggtcccggggggttaatgaggagttttttgggggtcccagggtaaggtttttgggggtcccagggtggggaggattttgggggtcccagggtggggatgattttggggggtcccaaggtgagttttttggggtcccaggggttaatgaggaggttttgggggtcccagggggttaatgaggagttttttgggggtcccagggttggggaggattttgggggtcccaaggtgagttttttggggtcccggggggttaatgaggagttttttggggtcccatggtaaggtttttggggtgcccagggtaaggtttttggggtgccccagggtggggaggattttgggggtcccagggtggggaggattttggggttcccaggtgaggatggggatggtttttttggggtgcccgggtttttgggggggctgcACCTCCTCTGCCATCTGGCTCAGGTCCCGTTTCATGGCGTAGGCGTCCTCGCCGTCCGCGTAGTACTTGGGCTCCACCTCGCTGATCCTGGGGCGAAATTGGGGGGTCACAAATGGGGGAAccccccccaaagcccccccaaaaccttccccagaccccccaaaatcccccagattTCCCCCAAGCCCCCCCAGACTCACTGGAAGTTGAGGGTGTTGGAGTAGAGGTGCAGCGCTGCCCGGTTACTGCCAAGGAAAAACGGGGTGAGATTATTTTGGGGTCACCTCAGGGTTCCTTGACGTCTTTTTGGGGTCACCTGAGGGTTTGGGAGGGGTcctggaggagttttggggtcacctgaGG
Above is a genomic segment from Ammospiza caudacuta isolate bAmmCau1 chromosome 32, bAmmCau1.pri, whole genome shotgun sequence containing:
- the NAA10 gene encoding N-alpha-acetyltransferase 10, producing MNIRNARPEDLMNMQHCNLLCLPENYQMKYYFYHGLSWPQLSYIAEDENGKIVGYVLAKMEEDPDDVPHGHITSLAVKRSHRRLGLAQKLMDQASRAMIENFNAKYVSLHVRKSNRAALHLYSNTLNFQISEVEPKYYADGEDAYAMKRDLSQMAEELRKQLEQKERGRPPAPTEPPRAGDGLCGSGGTPTTPPTPGGPPQSHQEDGGGDSKDLSEVSETTESTDVKDSSEASDSAS